The following proteins are co-located in the Xiphophorus hellerii strain 12219 chromosome 2, Xiphophorus_hellerii-4.1, whole genome shotgun sequence genome:
- the spata2l gene encoding spermatogenesis associated 2-like isoform X1, whose translation MTDAVKEERQTRNKTVSEMHGVDLVRAYDRVLEQQILGQGSCQACQDEMLRSEVEGLLATSDPRELHGLGLEPLRLMEEVLEARCGPGLRGLARTFEVLEQAALNLYLGPWREEYRVIKMYSGTFTHCVAPVLSAPQTEEVFGLLGYRPGPAQTRLLRLQPAGGVAAPRELLRLACAFFLARCECRLLLAALGKRGGARWELGVVRERRKGQRLQVAIDNAERLLSVLEDAEGELDLYRDDSTAPPGGQRRSNGPVAAPRSRRFGPVVPPPLEAERGRPHDLCGCLRAAEVMETPLSLQRCLDCGVLHDITCVHLTDCSLQRHQVEPASGVPETGPETGEERPRDAVPEDTATCGDTAASQPISYHCEAASANPHLLCLTCRAVHGAACVEGKLCRLAHRTRCLGTCSCGKSCCGTPRVLCLYCGDEFCRDCWYKNPLTCVCGRSFHLSTDLSTSV comes from the exons AGATGCACGGTGTGGACCTGGTCCGGGCGTACGACCGGGTTCTGGAGCAGCAGATCCTGGGTCAGGGGTCGTGCCAGGCCTGTCAGGACGAGatgttgaggtcagaggtcgaggGCCTCCTGGCGACCTCCGACCCCCGGGAGCTGCACGGCCTGGGCCTGGAGCCGCTGCGGCTGATGGAGGAGGTTCTGGAGGCCCGGTGCGGTCCGGGTCTGCGTGGCCTGGCCCGGACCTTCGAGGTTCTGGAGCAGGCGGCGTTGAACCTGTACCTGGGCCCCTGGAGGGAGGAGTACCGGGTGATCAAG ATGTACTCCGGTACCTTCACCCACTGCGTCGCTCCGGTACTTTCGGCGCCGCAGACCGAGGAAGTGTTCGGCCTGCTGGGGtaccggcccggcccggcccagACCCGGTTGTTGCGCCTGCAGCCTGCTGGCGGCGTGGCGGCGCCGCGGGAGCTGCTGCGCCTGGCCTGCGCCTTCTTCCTGGCCCGCTGCGAGTGTCGCCTCCTGCTGGCCGCCCTGGGAAAGCGTGGCGGCGCCCGCTGGGAGCTAGGCGTGGTGCGGGAGCGGCGGAAAGGCCAGCGGCTGCAG GTTGCTATTGACAACGCTGAGCGGCTGCTGTCTGTCCTGGAGGACGCAGAGGGAGAGTTGGACCTGTACCGGGACGACAGCACGGCGCCCCCGGGTGGCCAGCGGCGCAGCAACGGGCCGGTGGCGGCGCCCCGCAGCAGGAGGTTTGGTCCGGTCGTTCCCCCGCCGCTGGAGGCAGAGAGAGGGCGACCCCACGACCTCTGCGGCTGTCTCCGTGCCGCAGAGGTCATGGAGACTCCGCTTAGTCTCCAGCGCTGCCTGGACTGCGGTGTCCTCCATGACATCACTTGCGTCCACCTGACCGACTGCAGCCTGCAGCGCCACCAGGTGGAGCCGGCGAGCGGCGTCCCAGAGACGGGGCCGGAGACAGGGGAGGAGCGTCCCCGAGACGCCGTCCCCGAGGACACGGCCACCTGCGGTGACACCGCCGcctctcagccaatcagctaCCACTGTGAAGCGGCCAGCGCCAACCCCCACCTGCTGTGCCTCACCTGCAGAGCCGTCCACGGCGCCGCCTGTGTGGAGGGCAAGCTGTGCCGCTTGGCCCACCGGACCCGCTGCCTGGGGACGTGTTCCTGCGGGAAGTCCTGCTGCGGGACGCCGCGTGTCCTGTGCCTCTACTGCGGCGACGAGTTCTGCAGGGACTGCTGGTACAAGAACCCGCTGACCTGCGTCTGCGGACGCAGCTTCCACCTGTCCACCGACCTGTCCACCTCCGTCTGA
- the spata2l gene encoding spermatogenesis associated 2-like isoform X2, translating to MHGVDLVRAYDRVLEQQILGQGSCQACQDEMLRSEVEGLLATSDPRELHGLGLEPLRLMEEVLEARCGPGLRGLARTFEVLEQAALNLYLGPWREEYRVIKMYSGTFTHCVAPVLSAPQTEEVFGLLGYRPGPAQTRLLRLQPAGGVAAPRELLRLACAFFLARCECRLLLAALGKRGGARWELGVVRERRKGQRLQVAIDNAERLLSVLEDAEGELDLYRDDSTAPPGGQRRSNGPVAAPRSRRFGPVVPPPLEAERGRPHDLCGCLRAAEVMETPLSLQRCLDCGVLHDITCVHLTDCSLQRHQVEPASGVPETGPETGEERPRDAVPEDTATCGDTAASQPISYHCEAASANPHLLCLTCRAVHGAACVEGKLCRLAHRTRCLGTCSCGKSCCGTPRVLCLYCGDEFCRDCWYKNPLTCVCGRSFHLSTDLSTSV from the exons ATGCACGGTGTGGACCTGGTCCGGGCGTACGACCGGGTTCTGGAGCAGCAGATCCTGGGTCAGGGGTCGTGCCAGGCCTGTCAGGACGAGatgttgaggtcagaggtcgaggGCCTCCTGGCGACCTCCGACCCCCGGGAGCTGCACGGCCTGGGCCTGGAGCCGCTGCGGCTGATGGAGGAGGTTCTGGAGGCCCGGTGCGGTCCGGGTCTGCGTGGCCTGGCCCGGACCTTCGAGGTTCTGGAGCAGGCGGCGTTGAACCTGTACCTGGGCCCCTGGAGGGAGGAGTACCGGGTGATCAAG ATGTACTCCGGTACCTTCACCCACTGCGTCGCTCCGGTACTTTCGGCGCCGCAGACCGAGGAAGTGTTCGGCCTGCTGGGGtaccggcccggcccggcccagACCCGGTTGTTGCGCCTGCAGCCTGCTGGCGGCGTGGCGGCGCCGCGGGAGCTGCTGCGCCTGGCCTGCGCCTTCTTCCTGGCCCGCTGCGAGTGTCGCCTCCTGCTGGCCGCCCTGGGAAAGCGTGGCGGCGCCCGCTGGGAGCTAGGCGTGGTGCGGGAGCGGCGGAAAGGCCAGCGGCTGCAG GTTGCTATTGACAACGCTGAGCGGCTGCTGTCTGTCCTGGAGGACGCAGAGGGAGAGTTGGACCTGTACCGGGACGACAGCACGGCGCCCCCGGGTGGCCAGCGGCGCAGCAACGGGCCGGTGGCGGCGCCCCGCAGCAGGAGGTTTGGTCCGGTCGTTCCCCCGCCGCTGGAGGCAGAGAGAGGGCGACCCCACGACCTCTGCGGCTGTCTCCGTGCCGCAGAGGTCATGGAGACTCCGCTTAGTCTCCAGCGCTGCCTGGACTGCGGTGTCCTCCATGACATCACTTGCGTCCACCTGACCGACTGCAGCCTGCAGCGCCACCAGGTGGAGCCGGCGAGCGGCGTCCCAGAGACGGGGCCGGAGACAGGGGAGGAGCGTCCCCGAGACGCCGTCCCCGAGGACACGGCCACCTGCGGTGACACCGCCGcctctcagccaatcagctaCCACTGTGAAGCGGCCAGCGCCAACCCCCACCTGCTGTGCCTCACCTGCAGAGCCGTCCACGGCGCCGCCTGTGTGGAGGGCAAGCTGTGCCGCTTGGCCCACCGGACCCGCTGCCTGGGGACGTGTTCCTGCGGGAAGTCCTGCTGCGGGACGCCGCGTGTCCTGTGCCTCTACTGCGGCGACGAGTTCTGCAGGGACTGCTGGTACAAGAACCCGCTGACCTGCGTCTGCGGACGCAGCTTCCACCTGTCCACCGACCTGTCCACCTCCGTCTGA
- the pdf gene encoding peptide deformylase, mitochondrial, whose amino-acid sequence MTSSAALLAWSRFGFCASRTASSSCRVLVRSACSRSWSSGVKVRSYLQYVKRKLRPPPTPPYSHVCQVGDPVLRCRAAGVDPAAIAGPEIQQVLVTMVTVMRRLQCVGLSAPQVGVPLRILMLEYPWNLFEAVPPAARRALGLSIQPLRIFLNPELRVLDSSTVLSQEACESVSGFSAAVPRFRSVEVSGLNEKGQEVTWQASGWPARILQHEMDHLDGVLFLDRMDSRTFVNINWQEHND is encoded by the exons ATGACCTCCAGCGCCGCTCTGCTCGCCTGGTCCAGATTCGGGTTCTGTGCGTCCAGAACCGCTTCCTCCTCATGCAGAGTCCTGGTCCGATCCGCCTGCAGTCGCTCTTGGTCCAGCGGCGTTAAGGTGCGCTCCTACCTGCAGTACGTGAAGCGGAAGCTCCGCCCCCCTCCAACCCCCCCTTACAGCCACGTGTGCCAGGTGGGCGACCCGGTCCTGCGCTGCCGGGCCGCCGGCGTGGACCCGGCGGCCATAGCGGGCCCGGAGATCCAGCAGGTTCTGGTAACCATGGTGACGGTGATGAGGAGGCTGCAGTGCGTGGGTCTGAGCGCGCCGCAGGTGGGCGTGCCGCTCCGCATCCTGATGCTGGAGTATCCCTGGAACCTGTTCGAGGCGGTTCCGCCCGCGGCCCGGCGGGCCCTCGGCCTCTCCATCCAGCCGCTCCGGATCTTCCTGAACCCGGAGCTCCGGGTTCTGGACAGCAGCACGGTTCTGTCTCAGGAGGCCTGCGAGAGCGTCTCGGGCTTCTCCGCCGCCGTGCCGCGGTTCCGGTCCGTGGAAGTGTCAG gcctGAACGAGAAAGGTCAAGAGGTCACCTGGCAGGCGAGCGGCTGGCCGGCCCGGATCCTGCAGCACGAGATGGACCACCTGGACGGAGTTCTGTTCCTGGACCGCATGGACTCCAGAACCTTCGTCAACATCAACTGGCAGGAGCACAACGACTAG